The window AGGTGGAGGTGTCCATATACAGCAAAGATCAGTACCTCTCGTCGTCGCGCATCGCGAGAAGTGCAGCCGTGCCGGCGTCGTCATCATCGACTGGTTCGGTGGCCAGCCGTCGGTCGAGGGATGCCAGCAAAGCATCGCGGCCGCCGGTCGCAGGCTTCAAACGACCCTGGGCGATCAGCCGGGCCCGGGCCCCATCGTGGGGCTCAGCCGGCACAATGCGGCCGATCACGGTTCCTCGCTCGGTGATCTCGATGGTCTCGCCGGCCTTCACCCGGCGCAGAGTGCGCGAGGTCTCGTGCGAGAGTTCGCGGATCGATACGGCAGCCATGCGCTCAACGTACCACAAAAGTGTGGGACAAACGTCGTGCGGGCAAGGTCGGCACGTCGTAGACGAGCCGGACGCACGCCGGCGCTGATGTCTGCCACGCCATGGAGAGGTCCCATTCGCCGGAGAGATGTTGTGCTCAGAGGTCGAGGCGCACTACTGCCCGTGCTGGAGATGGGCGGTTGATCTCGACGAATCCGGCGTCAGCGAACAGCGAGGCCGTTCCGTGGTAGAGGTCGGCCGCCGCGACCGACGCACGTGCGGAGGGCTCGACGGGGTACCCCTCGACGGCTTCGGCGCCGTACGACCGTGCGTGGTCGACCGCGCCCGCCAGCAGAGCCGTGGCGACTCCCTGGCGCCGGTGGCCGACCTTGACGACGAAACACGTCACCGACCACACGCCGTCGACGGCTGGTCCGGTGTTCGGTGAATGCAACAGCCGTGGGTATGCCGCCTTCGGTGCGACCGCACACCACCCCACCGGCTGGTTGTCGGCGTAGGCGAGTACGCCGGGCGACGCATCGCTTCCGCGCACCTGATCCTGTAGGGCTGCCCGCCGTGATTCTGTCGTGGTCGAGTGCCAGTCCCGCTGCCGGAACATGAAGAACTGGCACCAGCAGCGCGACGGATCCCCGCGGGTTCCCATGACGGCGACGACGTCGTCCCACCGTTCGCCGGTAGCCGGATGCACCGTGATCATCGTGAACTCCCGATGTCGGATCCGCTACGAGTCTATGCAAGCTGCCGGCGAGGCCGGATCACCCTGGTGGCCGGGGCTGACGTGCTCCGGGTGTGTGTCCGAAGGCGCGCCGGAAGACGTCGATGAACGCGCTCGTGGAAGACCATCCGCAGGTGTGTGCCACGACCGTCACCGGCGTGTTCTCGGCCAGCAGAACCAGGGCGCGATAGAGGCGCAGCTGGGTGCGCCACTGCGGAAAGGTCATACCCAGCTCGTTCCTGAAGAGCCGGGCCAGAGTCCGATCGCTTGCGCCGACCTCTTTGCCAAGGGCCGTCAGGGTACGGTTCTCAGCCGGGTCGGCGCTCAGGATCGCACACAGCGCCGCAAGCCGGGGATCGGTGGGGGCGGGAAGGTGCACCGGCTGCTGGGGCGAGGCCTTCAGCTGGTCGAGCAGGACGGCCCGCAGCCGCTCACGCTCGGGGCTGTCCTCGGTGCTGGTGCGGGTATAGGCGAGGATCAGCTCCCGGAACAGCGGGCTGACGCTCAACACGGTGGGCTCGTCCAGTCCGAGCGGGTTGTCCATGGCGGGCAGCCCCACGAGATGCAGTTCGAGCTCGCCGTGTGCCTGGTGCATATGCATGGACCCGGCTGGTATCCAGATGGCGCGGGTGGCGGGAGCCACCCAGGTGCCCGCGTGGGTGGTGATGGCCAGCGCGCCGCACGCCGCGTATGCGATCTGGTGATCGTCATGGCGGTGTGGGTCGATGCCCGCTCCGGGTTCCAGCCGCTGCTCGCGGGTGGGTGCGACCGGCTGGTGGCGGATTTCCGGCATAAATCGGCAGTTTATCGGAAGCGCGACAGAATGGCCGCCGGTGAACATGGCGTGGTGGCAACGAACAGATCGATCATCCTGATGTCGGTCGGGCATGCATGCGTGGACATCTACCAGGGCGCTGTCGCATCGCTCGTGCCCTTCTTCGTCGCCGAGCGCGCGTACACGTATGCGGCGGTTTCGGGGGTCGTGCTCGCGGCGTCACTGCTGTCCTCCGTGGCGCAGCCGTTGTTCGGTGTGCTGACCGACCGCCGGGCGCTGCCCTGGTTGCTCCCGGTGAGTTCGATCCTCGGCGGGTTAGGGATAGCGCTGAGCGGTCTGAGCGGTTCTTACCCGATGACGCTGGCGTTCGTCGCGCTGTCCGGGATCGGCGTCGCTGCCTATCACCCGGAGTCCGCGCGCCTGGCTCGGATGGCCAGCACGGGGGACCACGCCGCAATGGGCTGGTTCGCACTCGGCGGCAATCTCGGCTTCGCCGCCGCGCCCATCATGGTGGCCGTGGTTGTCGGTCTCGGAGGCCTGCAGCTCTCGCCCCTGCTGGTGGTTCCGGCGCTGGTTGGGCGCGTGCTTTGCCTGCCCGTTCTGCGCGCGTTGTCCGCCGCGGCTCCCGTTCGTAGCGGTTCGGCCGTTGTCGAGCGGACCGCGGGGGCTGACGATACGAGGTCGTTTGTGCGGTTGTCCTTGGCGGTGGTGTGCCGGTCGGTCGTCTTCGTCGGCCTGAGCACGTTCATCGCCGTGTATGCCCAGGAGCGAACCTCGGGCGGCACGTCATCGGGCACCGCGGCGCTGTTCGTGCTCTATCTGGGCGGCGCGGTCGGCACGGTGCTGGGTGGCAGACTGGCCAATCGCTGGGACCGGGTAGTGGTCGTGCGCCGGGCCTACCTGATGGCCGTGGCCGCGGTTGCGGGGATCGTGTTCGTGCCCGGTCCGGCGCTCTACCTGTTCGTAGCCCTGACCTCTGCTGGGCTCTACATTCCGTTCTCGTTGCAGCTCACCCTCGGCCAGGACTACTGGCCGGCGCGCGTGGGCACCGCCAGCGGTATCACCCTCGGCCTGACCGTCAGCGTCGGCGGCCTCGTGAGCTCGCTCATCGGCCGGGTGGCAGATGCCGTGTCCCTGCAGGCGGCGCTGGTACCGCTGATCGCGATGCCGGCTCTGAGCTGGCTACTCTTCCGGACGTTGCCGGAACCGACGGCGCTGATACGTGCGAACGATGGATGACGGCCGCACGCGTGCACGACATTGGCGCAGAATGGTGGCCGACGGTTGTATCCAGACAGAAGATTGCGGGGAGTGAACGTGGCCGACGAAGACGGCATGGGTTTCGCCGAGCTGGCGTTGAGACCAGAGCTGCTGGACGCTTTGTCCGGGCTCGGCTATGAGGAGCCCACACCGATCCAGCGCGCGGCCGTTCCACCGCTGTTGCAGGGACGCGATCTACTGGGGCAGGCCGCCACCGGCACCGGCAAGACGGCCGCGTTCGCGCTTCCGGTCTTGCAGATGATGCCGGACGACGGCCGGGGGAGCGCCCCGACGTCGTTGGTGCTCGTGCCCACCCGGGAATTGGCCGAGCAGGTATCACAAGCGTTCCACCGGTACGGGCGGGCGCTGGGTATTCGCGTGCTGCCGATCTACGGCGGGCAACCCATCGGCAGGCAACTGCAGGTGCTCGGGCGAGGTGTCGACGTGGTGGTCGCCACCCCCGGCCGGGCGCTGGACCACATCGGCCGCGGGACGCTCGTGCTGGACGACGTGCGGACAGTGATTTTGGATGAAGCCGACGAGATGCTCGACATGGGTTTCGCCGAAGACATCGAGGCCATCCTGGAGCAGACTCCCCGCGAGCGGCAGACGGTGCTCTTCTCGGCGACCATGCCTTCGCGGCTGGGCCAGATCGCCCGCCGGCATCTGCAGGATCCGGTGCGTATCGAGTTGGGCCGCGACGCATCGGGTGACGAGGAGACGCCCCTGGTGCGCCAGAGCGCCTATGTGGTGACCCGCGCGCACAAACCAGCCGCGCTGGGCCGGGTACTCGACATCGAAGCTCCCACCGCCGCCATCGTCTTCTGCCGGACCAGGCAGGACGTCGATGAGGTCACCGAGACGCTGAACGGGCGCGGCTACCGGGCCGAGGCACTACACGGCGGAATGGACCAGGCGCAGCGTGACCGCGTCATGGCCCGGCTCCGGGCCGGCACGGTGGATCTGGTGGTGGCCACTGACGTGGCAGCCCGCGGGCTCGATATCCAGCAGCTGACGCACGTCGTCAACTACAACGTGCCGTCGGCCCCCGAGTCGTATGTGCACCGCATCGGCAGGGTCGGCAGGGCCGGGCGCGAGGGCGTGGCGATCACGCTCGCCGAGCCGCGCGAACATCGCATGCTCAAGGCGATCGAGCGCCTGATCAATCAGCGTATTGCCATCGAGAAGGTCCCCACTATCGCCGACATGCGCGCGCGCCGTCTCGACCTGACCCGCGCGGCGCTGCGGGAGATTCTCATCTCCGACGACGTGGAACACTATCGCGTCGTCGTCGAGACCCTCTCGGACGAGTTCGACCTCATGCACATCGCCCTCGCCGGGGTGAAGCTGGCGCACGAGGCCACTGGTGGCACCACCGATGATGAAGAGATTCCAGAGGTTGCCCAGCCGGCCCGGAGCAAAGGGACCGATCCCGCCCGGCGCGATGGCAAACGTGCCCGGGACCGCACAGCCGGCACCACGCGGCTGTACTTCGGCGTGGGGCGCGCGGGTGGTGTGCGGCCTCAGGATCTGGTCGGAGCGATCGCCGGTGAGTCCCATCTACGTGGCCGCGACATCGGCGCGATCGAGATCGCGGAGCGGTTCTCACTCGTCGAGGTGCCTGAGTCGGCGGCCGACGACGTCATCACCGCGCTGCGGCGCACCGCCATCAAGGGGAAGAAGACGACGATCCGCCGCGAGCGCGACGACGTGAAGAAGGGAGCGCGCCGGGAGGGGCATCAGCGCCGCGGAAAGTGACTAGTTCCCACACGAGGCACTAGTGGCTGGCACTGGACACCAGATGCTTCTGGAACCAGTCGCGGGCCACCCCGGATACCTCCTCCAGCGCTCCAGCTTCCTCGAACAGGTGTGAGGCGTCGTTGACGACGTGCACCTCGCAGGTGCCGGAGATCTGCTCGCGTGCCTGTTGGTTGAGGTGCAGGACGTGCTCGTCTCGTCCGCCGACGATCAGCAGGGTCGGTGCCTGTACCTTCCCGAGGGCCTCGCCGGCAAGATCAGGACGGCCACCCCGGGAGACGACCGCGTCGACGTGACCGGGTCGCCGGGCAGCGGCGACCAGCGCGGCGGCCGCACCGGTGCTGGCGCCGAAGTAGCCTAGTGGGAGCTGTGCCGTGGAGGGTTCGCCGGCGAGCCAGCCGGCAGCCCGCTCCAGGCGCTCCGCGAGCAGTCCGACGTCAAAGCGCAACTGCCCGGTTGTCTGGTCTTCGCGTTCCTCGGCCTCAGTCAGCAGGTCTATCAGCATGGTCGCGAAGCCGTATCCGTGCAGCGATTGAGCCACCCATCGATTACGTGGGCTGTGCCGGCTGCTCCCGCTGCCATGTGCGAACAGCACTATGCCGCCTGCGTGCTCCGGCACCACCAAGTCACCGTGGATCTGTTGTCCGGCGTCGAGGTCCACGGCGACGGTACGTTCGCTGGGATTGCTCCGGTTCGGATCCTGGTCCGGGTTCGGGCCGGCGGGCGGGGAACCCGGGCGGTGGTGTGCGCTCACCGCGCCTGTACGGAACTGGTCGAGGATGTCGAGAACCTCGTCGTCCGTGGTCTGGCTGAAGTCCTGGTAGTAAGCGCTGATGCCGCCGAGGTCGGCGGGCGTCTCGATCGCGATGACGGTGTCCGCGATGCGTGAAAGCCGCCGCAGGGTCTCCGGTGGGCACACAGGAACAGCCAGCATCAGGGTTCGAGGACCGTGATCGCGGAGTGTGCGCAAGGCCGCTTCGGCGGTGATGCCGGTGGCGAGGCCGTCGTCGACGACAATGACGTCACGCGACTCCAGCGGCAGCAGGTCGGCATCGCCGCGGTAGGCGCTGACCCTTCTGGCCAGTTCGCTCCGCTCGTCGTCCACGAGCCGCTGCATCTGCGCACCGCGGACGCCGAGCTGTTCGGCCGCGCTGCGTACCACCACTTCGTCGCCGCCTTCGGCGATGGCGCCGATGCCGAGTTCGGGTTGCCCAGGTGCGCCGATCTTGCGCGCCACGAACACCTCCAAAGGCGCTCCCAGCATCGATGCCACGTGCCTTGCCACCGGAACACCGCCACGGGGCAGCGCCAGGACCACAGGATCCTCGAACTTCTCGTCTTTCAGCTGGGCCGCGAGCCTGCGACCGGCGTCGTCTCGGTCTCGAAACGTCATCGATCCGCCTCCTGTCTCTTGCGTTCCCGATACCCGTTCCGCGGTGCGGCCAACGCAATCGTTCGGTGAAGCCGGAGGGGAACGGGCCGGTCATATGCGGGGTGATGCGGCCCGGCGGCATCGTCCGCTCCGACGGAGACAGCGAAAGCGGTGGACAAGTCCTTCCAGGTGAGTTCAAGTAGATATGGGGCCTGTGTGACCACGTCGGCGCTCGAGAACGGACATCACATGCAGAGGCTGCGGAGTCTGCGGGATCGTTCCACCGTCACGAGGGCCGCGTTCGCCGGCCCTGCGTGTGAGATGCGGGTCCAGCAATTGGGCGGGTGTTTCGTCGTCCGTCTCGAGGGTGAGATCGACATCTTCAGCGTGTCGCGGGTGCAAGAGCGGCTGTGTGGTCTCGCCGATCTCGATTATGTCGTCGTGGACTCCAATCCTGCGCGCTTCGATACCGCGCTTGCCCGGGCATTGAGAGTGGCCGGGCAGCGCGCGCGGCTGCACGGGCGCGTCATGTGTGTCGCAGGACCACGAGACGTCGTCGAAGGGCTGTTGGAGCAAGCCGAGGCCGACGGTGACCTGGAGTACTATCCGGATGTCGCCGACGCGGTGGAGTCGGCACTCGCCGCCCGCAAACGTCATGGGCAAGCCACACCGGACAACCGGCCGGCGTGAGATGCGAGTCACCCGGGAACTGCCCGCGCACCGCCAGCCGGTCATATGCCGTGCCGGCGTGCCGCCCGAGCCGTCACCGACGCGGGCGTGCGGCAACGGTCAGCCGGGTCGTCGTCCGAATACCGCGAACATGCCGACCGACATGAAGAAGCGATCGTCACGCGCGGCCTGAAGAAGCTGTTCGATGAATCGTTCACCCAGAACAGGGTCCAGCACATCCGCCGCGATCATCTGCCGCACGATCGGCGCAATGGGAAAGATGCCCGCTGGGGCGTACTCGGTGTCGGGTTTCCAATCCGTCCAGATATGTGTGGCCGCGGTGGCTTCGAGCTCGACGACTCCCGCGTCGCGGCAGAGGTTGAGCAGCCGGCTGCCGACAGCG is drawn from Phytoactinopolyspora mesophila and contains these coding sequences:
- a CDS encoding STAS domain-containing protein; the protein is MQRLRSLRDRSTVTRAAFAGPACEMRVQQLGGCFVVRLEGEIDIFSVSRVQERLCGLADLDYVVVDSNPARFDTALARALRVAGQRARLHGRVMCVAGPRDVVEGLLEQAEADGDLEYYPDVADAVESALAARKRHGQATPDNRPA
- a CDS encoding type II toxin-antitoxin system Phd/YefM family antitoxin, with product MAAVSIRELSHETSRTLRRVKAGETIEITERGTVIGRIVPAEPHDGARARLIAQGRLKPATGGRDALLASLDRRLATEPVDDDDAGTAALLAMRDDERY
- a CDS encoding helix-turn-helix transcriptional regulator; amino-acid sequence: MPEIRHQPVAPTREQRLEPGAGIDPHRHDDHQIAYAACGALAITTHAGTWVAPATRAIWIPAGSMHMHQAHGELELHLVGLPAMDNPLGLDEPTVLSVSPLFRELILAYTRTSTEDSPERERLRAVLLDQLKASPQQPVHLPAPTDPRLAALCAILSADPAENRTLTALGKEVGASDRTLARLFRNELGMTFPQWRTQLRLYRALVLLAENTPVTVVAHTCGWSSTSAFIDVFRRAFGHTPGARQPRPPG
- a CDS encoding GNAT family N-acetyltransferase; this translates as MITVHPATGERWDDVVAVMGTRGDPSRCWCQFFMFRQRDWHSTTTESRRAALQDQVRGSDASPGVLAYADNQPVGWCAVAPKAAYPRLLHSPNTGPAVDGVWSVTCFVVKVGHRRQGVATALLAGAVDHARSYGAEAVEGYPVEPSARASVAAADLYHGTASLFADAGFVEINRPSPARAVVRLDL
- a CDS encoding phosphoribosyltransferase family protein encodes the protein MTFRDRDDAGRRLAAQLKDEKFEDPVVLALPRGGVPVARHVASMLGAPLEVFVARKIGAPGQPELGIGAIAEGGDEVVVRSAAEQLGVRGAQMQRLVDDERSELARRVSAYRGDADLLPLESRDVIVVDDGLATGITAEAALRTLRDHGPRTLMLAVPVCPPETLRRLSRIADTVIAIETPADLGGISAYYQDFSQTTDDEVLDILDQFRTGAVSAHHRPGSPPAGPNPDQDPNRSNPSERTVAVDLDAGQQIHGDLVVPEHAGGIVLFAHGSGSSRHSPRNRWVAQSLHGYGFATMLIDLLTEAEEREDQTTGQLRFDVGLLAERLERAAGWLAGEPSTAQLPLGYFGASTGAAAALVAAARRPGHVDAVVSRGGRPDLAGEALGKVQAPTLLIVGGRDEHVLHLNQQAREQISGTCEVHVVNDASHLFEEAGALEEVSGVARDWFQKHLVSSASH
- a CDS encoding MFS transporter; translation: MATNRSIILMSVGHACVDIYQGAVASLVPFFVAERAYTYAAVSGVVLAASLLSSVAQPLFGVLTDRRALPWLLPVSSILGGLGIALSGLSGSYPMTLAFVALSGIGVAAYHPESARLARMASTGDHAAMGWFALGGNLGFAAAPIMVAVVVGLGGLQLSPLLVVPALVGRVLCLPVLRALSAAAPVRSGSAVVERTAGADDTRSFVRLSLAVVCRSVVFVGLSTFIAVYAQERTSGGTSSGTAALFVLYLGGAVGTVLGGRLANRWDRVVVVRRAYLMAVAAVAGIVFVPGPALYLFVALTSAGLYIPFSLQLTLGQDYWPARVGTASGITLGLTVSVGGLVSSLIGRVADAVSLQAALVPLIAMPALSWLLFRTLPEPTALIRANDG
- a CDS encoding DEAD/DEAH box helicase — protein: MGFAELALRPELLDALSGLGYEEPTPIQRAAVPPLLQGRDLLGQAATGTGKTAAFALPVLQMMPDDGRGSAPTSLVLVPTRELAEQVSQAFHRYGRALGIRVLPIYGGQPIGRQLQVLGRGVDVVVATPGRALDHIGRGTLVLDDVRTVILDEADEMLDMGFAEDIEAILEQTPRERQTVLFSATMPSRLGQIARRHLQDPVRIELGRDASGDEETPLVRQSAYVVTRAHKPAALGRVLDIEAPTAAIVFCRTRQDVDEVTETLNGRGYRAEALHGGMDQAQRDRVMARLRAGTVDLVVATDVAARGLDIQQLTHVVNYNVPSAPESYVHRIGRVGRAGREGVAITLAEPREHRMLKAIERLINQRIAIEKVPTIADMRARRLDLTRAALREILISDDVEHYRVVVETLSDEFDLMHIALAGVKLAHEATGGTTDDEEIPEVAQPARSKGTDPARRDGKRARDRTAGTTRLYFGVGRAGGVRPQDLVGAIAGESHLRGRDIGAIEIAERFSLVEVPESAADDVITALRRTAIKGKKTTIRRERDDVKKGARREGHQRRGK